A single region of the Vibrio chagasii genome encodes:
- a CDS encoding DUF2878 domain-containing protein has protein sequence MKRFWIINLILFQATWVCSAFFTAQAPFVTPLLVIIHFLLSPTRHSDIKILVLLPLGLLLDSLMLHFGVFAVDPAIANQSWFPVWLVCLWIMFLISFNHSLNWLLKCSKVILFALGFVAGTSSYWGGIKAGALLATWPDASVVAALALSWGIFLPLLVAAYSNLMKPTMARTTR, from the coding sequence ATGAAACGGTTTTGGATTATTAATCTCATTCTGTTTCAAGCGACCTGGGTTTGTAGTGCGTTCTTCACCGCTCAAGCCCCGTTCGTAACGCCGCTGCTGGTGATCATTCACTTCCTATTATCACCGACTCGCCACAGCGACATTAAAATACTCGTTTTATTACCATTGGGGCTACTGCTTGATAGCCTCATGCTTCACTTCGGCGTCTTCGCCGTCGACCCTGCCATTGCCAATCAATCATGGTTCCCTGTATGGCTCGTCTGCCTATGGATCATGTTCTTGATTAGTTTCAACCACAGCCTTAACTGGCTCTTAAAATGCTCAAAAGTGATCTTGTTCGCCTTAGGGTTCGTAGCGGGTACTAGTAGTTATTGGGGAGGAATCAAAGCGGGAGCCCTCCTTGCTACTTGGCCAGATGCATCGGTAGTTGCTGCCCTTGCGTTGAGTTGGGGGATATTTTTGCCTCTTCTTGTGGCCGCCTACTCCAACTTAATGAAACCGACAATGGCAAGGACAACGAGGTGA
- a CDS encoding SAM-dependent methyltransferase: MEQLAKQNNNIEHQAKAVAVSSNCKYRALIFKVLERLQFATLEIIERDQHSVFGDREADLKGRIVIHDATFFKDVVINGSIGASEAYIDGKWTSPNLTRVIQIMARNQSQLDELDDKTQWISRIKNLLLRRKNANTEQGSKRNILAHYDIGNELYERFLDSSMQYSSAIYSEDALTLSKAQQNKMRTICERLELSESDSVVEIGTGWGGLAIFMAQHYGCHVTTTTISDAQHELAEQRVKSLGLTDKITLLKEDYRNLTGEYDKLVSIEMIEAVGHEYLQTFFEKCSSLLKPSGKMLIQAITIADGRYEKYRKGVDFIQKYIFPGGCLPSVSVMTQHLATSTDLVVQEIDDIGLHYARTLNDWNIAFQNSWEELQSLGYSEEFKRLWTFYFCYCEGAFKERVISTHHLVARKPRYFGAKDETVLDY, from the coding sequence ATGGAACAGCTTGCAAAACAAAACAACAACATTGAACACCAAGCCAAAGCCGTTGCTGTTTCAAGCAACTGTAAGTATCGAGCTTTAATTTTTAAGGTCCTAGAGCGTCTGCAATTTGCAACGCTGGAAATCATCGAGCGAGACCAGCATTCGGTGTTTGGTGACAGAGAAGCAGACTTAAAAGGTCGAATCGTGATTCATGATGCGACCTTTTTTAAAGATGTTGTTATTAACGGCAGTATTGGCGCATCCGAAGCCTACATTGATGGGAAATGGACCAGTCCAAATCTAACCCGCGTTATCCAGATTATGGCTCGCAACCAATCCCAATTAGATGAGCTAGACGACAAAACCCAGTGGATTTCTCGCATTAAGAATCTACTGCTTCGTCGCAAAAACGCCAACACCGAGCAAGGCTCTAAGCGAAACATTTTGGCTCACTACGACATCGGTAATGAGCTGTACGAACGTTTTCTTGATAGCTCAATGCAGTACTCGTCAGCGATCTACAGCGAAGACGCATTAACCCTTTCTAAAGCACAACAAAACAAGATGAGAACCATCTGTGAGCGTTTAGAACTTTCAGAATCGGATAGCGTGGTTGAAATAGGGACTGGCTGGGGTGGTTTAGCAATCTTCATGGCACAACATTATGGCTGCCACGTCACCACCACCACTATTTCAGATGCACAACACGAGCTAGCAGAGCAGCGCGTAAAATCGCTCGGATTAACCGACAAAATTACTCTACTCAAAGAAGACTATCGCAACCTCACGGGTGAATACGACAAGTTGGTTTCCATTGAGATGATAGAAGCGGTAGGTCACGAATACCTGCAAACCTTCTTTGAGAAATGCTCTTCATTGTTGAAGCCTTCCGGCAAAATGCTGATTCAAGCGATTACCATCGCTGATGGGCGTTATGAAAAGTACCGTAAAGGCGTCGACTTTATCCAAAAGTACATTTTCCCTGGCGGCTGCTTACCTTCTGTATCAGTGATGACCCAGCATCTTGCGACCAGTACCGACCTTGTCGTTCAAGAGATCGACGATATTGGTCTGCATTACGCTCGCACACTGAATGACTGGAACATTGCCTTTCAAAACAGCTGGGAAGAATTGCAGTCTCTGGGCTATTCAGAAGAGTTCAAGCGCCTTTGGACCTTCTACTTCTGCTACTGTGAAGGTGCGTTCAAAGAGCGAGTGATCAGCACTCACCATTTAGTCGCAAGAAAACCTCGTTACTTTGGAGCGAAAGATGAAACGGTTTTGGATTATTAA